One Microbacterium sp. No. 7 genomic window carries:
- a CDS encoding heavy metal translocating P-type ATPase codes for MLVLAVPVVGFNDMFADLLGYQLPDAGWVWWVSPILGTVMYVWGGRPFLTGAVSELRARQPGMMLLIGLAITVAFIASWGASLRILDHELNFWWELALLVVIMLLGHWIEMRSLAQTTSALDSLAALLPDEAEKIDGDDVVTVAPADLAVGDIVIVRPGASVPADGRITDGSASMDESMVTGESKSVRRETGEQVVAGTVATDSGLRIEVTAIGEDTALAGIQKLVTDAQTSSSRAQRIADTAAAWLFWFALGAAAITAVIWSFLGMPDTAVVRTITVLVIACPHALGLAIPLVVSIATERAARGGVLVKDRLALESMRTVDTVLFDKTGTLTKGEPNVTGIEPIEGHTEDEVLALAAAAESDSEHPLARAVVGAARARELAVAEATDFSSSPAVGVRARVDGTVVEVGGPHLLDQHGLDELAVADEWRTEGAIILHILADSQVIGALRLADEVRSESRDAIDALHAAGAQVVMITGDAQAVADTVAAELGIDRVFAGVRPEDKAAMVAELQGEGRKVAMVGDGVNDAPALAQADVGIAIGAGTDVAIASAGVILASSDPRSVLSVIDLSRASYRKMKQNLWWAAGYNLISVPLAAGVLAPIGFVLPMSVGAILMSASTVVVALNAQLLRRLDLTPAHSTSRFLDRDTSG; via the coding sequence ATGCTGGTTCTGGCGGTGCCAGTGGTGGGCTTCAACGACATGTTCGCCGACCTCCTGGGCTACCAGCTCCCCGATGCCGGATGGGTGTGGTGGGTCTCCCCAATTCTGGGCACCGTGATGTATGTCTGGGGCGGCCGGCCGTTCTTGACCGGCGCGGTTTCCGAGCTCCGCGCCCGCCAACCCGGCATGATGCTTCTCATCGGCCTGGCGATCACCGTGGCGTTCATCGCCTCCTGGGGCGCGAGTCTGCGAATTCTGGATCACGAGTTGAACTTCTGGTGGGAACTGGCCTTGCTGGTGGTCATCATGCTGCTGGGCCACTGGATCGAGATGCGTTCCCTGGCGCAGACCACCTCCGCACTCGATTCCTTGGCTGCCCTGCTGCCCGACGAGGCCGAGAAGATCGACGGCGACGACGTGGTCACAGTCGCTCCGGCCGACCTCGCGGTCGGTGACATCGTCATCGTGCGCCCCGGCGCCTCCGTGCCCGCCGACGGCAGAATCACCGACGGCTCGGCGAGCATGGACGAATCCATGGTCACCGGCGAATCCAAGTCCGTCCGACGCGAGACCGGCGAGCAGGTGGTCGCCGGCACGGTGGCCACCGATTCAGGCTTGCGCATCGAGGTCACCGCGATCGGCGAGGACACCGCCCTGGCCGGTATCCAGAAGCTGGTGACCGACGCGCAGACATCATCCTCGCGCGCTCAGCGCATCGCCGACACGGCGGCGGCCTGGTTGTTCTGGTTCGCACTCGGTGCGGCCGCGATCACCGCCGTCATCTGGAGCTTCCTAGGGATGCCGGATACGGCGGTGGTACGGACGATCACCGTGCTGGTGATCGCCTGCCCGCACGCACTGGGGTTGGCGATCCCGCTGGTGGTCTCGATCGCCACCGAACGCGCCGCCCGCGGCGGAGTGCTGGTCAAGGACCGCCTCGCGCTGGAGTCGATGCGAACGGTGGACACCGTCCTGTTCGACAAGACCGGAACCCTGACCAAGGGCGAGCCCAACGTCACCGGGATCGAACCGATCGAAGGGCACACCGAAGACGAGGTGCTGGCTCTGGCCGCAGCAGCCGAGAGCGACAGCGAGCACCCGCTGGCAAGGGCCGTGGTCGGGGCGGCGCGCGCCCGTGAGCTGGCCGTGGCCGAGGCGACCGACTTCTCCTCCTCGCCCGCTGTGGGTGTGAGGGCCAGGGTGGACGGCACCGTAGTCGAGGTCGGCGGCCCCCACCTCCTGGACCAGCATGGCCTCGACGAACTCGCCGTCGCCGATGAGTGGCGCACCGAGGGCGCGATCATCCTGCACATCCTTGCCGACAGCCAGGTGATCGGCGCGCTGCGGTTGGCCGATGAGGTCCGGTCCGAGTCCCGCGACGCCATCGATGCGCTCCACGCTGCCGGTGCGCAGGTCGTGATGATCACCGGCGACGCCCAGGCCGTGGCCGACACCGTCGCCGCCGAGCTGGGCATCGACCGAGTCTTCGCCGGGGTCCGGCCGGAGGACAAGGCCGCCATGGTCGCCGAACTTCAGGGCGAGGGCCGCAAGGTGGCCATGGTCGGCGATGGAGTCAACGATGCCCCGGCACTGGCCCAAGCCGATGTCGGCATCGCCATCGGCGCAGGCACCGACGTGGCCATCGCCTCCGCCGGTGTCATCCTGGCCAGCTCGGACCCGCGCTCGGTGCTGTCGGTCATCGACCTCTCTCGGGCCTCGTACCGGAAGATGAAGCAGAACCTCTGGTGGGCCGCCGGCTACAACCTCATCTCCGTACCGCTGGCCGCCGGAGTGCTCGCACCGATCGGATTCGTACTGCCGATGAGCGTTGGCGCGATCCTCATGTCCGCCTCGACCGTGGTGGTCGCGCTCAACGCCCAGTTGCTGCGTCGGCTAGATCTGACTCCAGCCCACAGCACCTCCAGGTTCCTCGACCGCGATACGTCCGGGTGA
- a CDS encoding IS110 family transposase produces MTDLTSTRSGHIVVGVDTHKHIHVAAVMDTVGGILSTLTIPTDTGGFRQLLAWAEGFGRILAFGIEGTGSYGATLTSFLRRHDIKVVEAGRPDRRLRRANGKSDTLDAENAARSVLAGFATAIPKTADGAVEMIRQLKVVHDSAVVNRSSTMIMMKAMLVHGTDEMRRETNRMSRPKLARHLAASRPRNLDTPDDALRHSVRTLARRWLALDAEAKELEELIEALVRSTAPQLLEQFGIGVDTAAEILIVAGDNPERIHSEAAFAKLAGIAPVPTGSGMSSGKHRINHGGHRQLNAAIYRTVIVRMRFHEPTIAYVARRTAEGRSKRDIIRCLKRYVIREVYHLVKAHPTTGEIGS; encoded by the coding sequence ATGACAGATCTCACCTCGACGCGATCGGGCCATATTGTGGTCGGCGTCGACACGCACAAACACATCCACGTCGCAGCCGTGATGGACACGGTCGGTGGCATCCTCTCGACGCTCACGATCCCCACCGACACCGGTGGGTTTCGGCAGCTACTCGCTTGGGCGGAAGGGTTCGGTCGGATCCTCGCGTTCGGGATCGAAGGCACCGGGTCCTACGGGGCCACCCTGACATCGTTCCTCCGTCGGCACGACATCAAGGTGGTCGAAGCGGGCAGGCCTGACCGTCGGCTTCGGCGAGCGAACGGCAAGTCCGACACTCTCGACGCAGAGAACGCCGCGCGAAGCGTGCTCGCCGGATTCGCGACCGCGATTCCGAAAACCGCCGACGGCGCCGTCGAGATGATCCGCCAGTTGAAAGTTGTGCATGATTCCGCGGTCGTGAACCGCTCCTCGACGATGATCATGATGAAAGCGATGCTCGTCCACGGCACGGACGAGATGCGCCGCGAGACGAACAGAATGTCACGCCCGAAGCTCGCCCGACACCTCGCTGCCTCACGACCGCGGAACCTGGACACTCCCGACGACGCGCTGCGCCACTCGGTCCGCACTTTGGCGCGACGCTGGCTTGCCCTGGACGCGGAAGCCAAGGAACTCGAAGAACTCATCGAGGCCCTCGTGCGCAGCACCGCCCCGCAGCTGCTCGAGCAGTTCGGGATCGGAGTCGACACCGCCGCAGAAATCCTCATAGTCGCCGGAGACAACCCGGAACGGATCCACTCCGAAGCCGCATTCGCCAAGCTCGCTGGCATCGCCCCCGTCCCAACAGGCTCGGGCATGAGCAGCGGGAAGCATCGCATCAACCACGGAGGCCACCGCCAGCTCAACGCCGCGATCTATCGGACAGTGATCGTGAGGATGCGGTTTCATGAGCCGACCATCGCGTACGTCGCCCGACGCACCGCTGAGGGCCGAAGCAAGCGAGACATCATCCGCTGCCTCAAGCGCTATGTGATCCGCGAGGTCTACCACCTCGTCAAAGCGCACCCCACGACCGGCGAAATCGGGAGTTGA
- a CDS encoding alpha/beta hydrolase: protein MIGRIVLGGGIAAAAAAGLGWTIARRLTAPVGPRTFDLTIRSVEHDDNGDLIVLDRTEQTTAHGIYNLWFEHGGWAQLSTEVIGRGPTRVARRITGLTSGSTPKAGDRTSWSGIYYATPADAGLHARDITITTPAGRCPAWRIEGDPSVWAIHIHGLGSTRAGTLRGVLAATELGYTSLVVSHRNTTEGPRVGTGRTALGHTETSDVDEAIGYAVRRGAQQVVLFGWSMGAAIALQLADHPRHDGLIAALVLDSPVLNWTEVIKTNCVRSGLPAAAGHLAIPWLTVGPLACAVGSPGSIPLRSFNWTARTADLATPTLILHGTRDDSVPIRLSQALRDARPDLVELETFDADHTLCWNTDPDPWREAVTAWLKARVPR, encoded by the coding sequence GTGATCGGCCGCATCGTGCTTGGCGGCGGGATCGCGGCGGCAGCGGCTGCCGGGCTCGGGTGGACCATCGCGCGGCGACTCACGGCACCCGTCGGCCCACGCACGTTCGACCTCACCATCCGCAGCGTTGAGCACGACGACAATGGCGACCTGATCGTGCTCGACCGAACCGAGCAGACCACCGCGCACGGCATCTACAACCTCTGGTTCGAGCACGGTGGGTGGGCGCAACTCTCCACCGAGGTCATCGGTCGCGGACCCACCCGGGTCGCCCGCAGAATCACGGGCCTCACATCGGGCTCCACTCCAAAGGCCGGCGACCGGACCTCCTGGAGCGGCATCTACTACGCCACCCCAGCCGACGCCGGACTCCACGCCCGTGACATCACCATCACGACCCCCGCCGGACGATGCCCGGCCTGGCGCATCGAGGGAGACCCCTCGGTCTGGGCGATACACATCCACGGCCTCGGCAGCACCCGCGCCGGCACCCTGCGCGGCGTCCTCGCCGCAACCGAACTCGGCTACACCTCCCTCGTCGTCAGCCACCGCAACACCACAGAAGGGCCACGAGTCGGCACCGGCCGAACAGCCCTCGGCCACACCGAGACGAGCGACGTTGACGAAGCCATCGGATACGCCGTTCGACGCGGAGCGCAGCAAGTCGTGCTCTTTGGCTGGTCAATGGGGGCCGCCATCGCCCTCCAACTCGCCGACCACCCGCGACACGATGGACTGATCGCCGCGCTCGTACTCGACTCACCAGTCCTCAACTGGACCGAAGTCATCAAGACCAACTGCGTTCGCAGTGGACTGCCCGCAGCAGCCGGGCACCTTGCGATCCCGTGGCTCACCGTCGGCCCGCTGGCTTGCGCAGTTGGCTCGCCGGGCAGCATCCCGCTCCGCTCCTTCAACTGGACCGCACGAACCGCAGACCTCGCGACGCCGACCCTGATCCTCCACGGCACCCGAGACGACTCCGTACCGATCCGGCTCTCACAAGCACTCAGAGACGCCCGCCCGGACCTCGTCGAGCTGGAGACCTTCGACGCCGACCACACCCTCTGCTGGAACACCGACCCCGACCCGTGGCGGGAAGCAGTGACCGCGTGGCTCAAGGCGCGTGTCCCACGCTGA
- a CDS encoding helix-turn-helix domain-containing protein: MAEPWLSADDIAAHLGVTKDTVYTWIAEKAMPAHKVGRLWKFQASEIDDWVRAGAAASDDETAQQPTRMSAVAPTIVTTSTGRGADDAE, encoded by the coding sequence GTGGCTGAGCCGTGGCTGTCCGCAGACGACATCGCCGCCCACCTCGGGGTCACCAAAGACACTGTCTACACCTGGATCGCCGAGAAGGCCATGCCCGCCCACAAGGTCGGACGCCTCTGGAAGTTCCAAGCCAGCGAGATCGACGACTGGGTGCGTGCGGGTGCGGCGGCCAGCGACGACGAGACCGCTCAGCAGCCCACGCGAATGTCAGCGGTCGCTCCTACGATCGTGACAACGAGTACGGGAAGGGGAGCCGATGACGCTGAGTGA
- a CDS encoding IS3 family transposase codes for MAEALNSRFKAECIRNPVMRPKGGWASVRDVEIAVAEYVDWYNRRLHGEIGHVPPAEFEAAHWASHKPVSYVGEQVPVGAGSR; via the coding sequence ATGGCCGAGGCGCTGAACTCGCGGTTCAAGGCCGAGTGCATCCGCAACCCGGTCATGCGCCCCAAGGGCGGGTGGGCGTCGGTCCGCGACGTCGAGATCGCGGTCGCCGAATACGTCGACTGGTACAACCGGCGCCTGCACGGCGAGATCGGACACGTCCCGCCCGCCGAGTTCGAGGCCGCCCACTGGGCATCCCACAAGCCCGTCAGCTACGTTGGAGAACAGGTTCCCGTCGGAGCCGGTTCCAGATAA